Proteins from a single region of Callithrix jacchus isolate 240 chromosome 12, calJac240_pri, whole genome shotgun sequence:
- the LOC100404320 gene encoding large ribosomal subunit protein eL13: protein MAPSRNGMILKPHFHKDWQRRVATWFNQPARKIRRRKARQAKARRIAPRPASGPIRPIVRCPTVRYHTKVRAGRGFSLEELRVAGIHKKVARTIGISVDPRRRNKSTESLQANVQRLKEYRSKLILFPRKPSAPQKGDSSAEELKLATQLTGLVMPIRNVYKKEKARVITEEEKNFKAFASLRMARANARLFGIRAKRAKEAAEQDVEKKN from the coding sequence atggcacccagccggAATGGCATGATCTTAAAGCCCCACTTCCATAAGGACTGGCAGCGGCGCGTGGCCACGTGGTTCAACCAGCCGGCCCGGAAGATCCGTAGACGCAAGGCCCGGCAAGCCAAGGCGCGTCGCATAGCCCCGCGCCCCGCGTCGGGGCCCATCCGGCCCATCGTGCGCTGCCCCACGGTTCGGTACCACACGAAGGTGCGCGCCGGCCGTGGCTTCAGCCTGGAGGAGCTCAGGGTGGCCGGCATTCACAAGAAGGTGGCCCGGACCATTGGCATTTCTGTGGATCCGAGGAGGCGGAATAAGTCCACCGAGTCCCTGCAGGCCAACGTGCAGCGGCTGAAGGAGTACCGCTCCAAGCTCATCCTGTTCCCCAGGAAGCCCTCGGCCCCGCAGAAGGGCGACAGTTCTGCTGAGGAACTGAAGCTTGCCACCCAGCTGACGGGACTGGTCATGCCCATCCGGAATGTCTATAAGAAGGAGAAAGCACGAGTCATCACTGAGGAGGAGAAGAATTTCAAAGCCTTCGCTAGTCTCCGCATGGCCCGTGCCAATGCCCGGCTCTTCGGCATACGGGCAAAAAGAGCCAAGGAAGCTGCAGAGCAGGAcgtggaaaagaaaaactga